A single window of Phoenix dactylifera cultivar Barhee BC4 unplaced genomic scaffold, palm_55x_up_171113_PBpolish2nd_filt_p 001054F, whole genome shotgun sequence DNA harbors:
- the LOC103703896 gene encoding uncharacterized protein LOC103703896 — translation MVRRRQPRERLPWPLMAPREGREEHLSSLFPPVPSFQFQTLDTPIATSLGLGLGIGLGFLLFTRSRSIKPLSTVIKVADSAIKGAKALQDLHSPSPKAILFASKALIKGYKASKRFIPAGTNPEIHPLTAKRLRAYLSAINLVRFATSPLYAGGFLGLELLKGGYKLSKNYLKVLEGFVGLQLDSALKNGVDTLGLLVRVVFVARELKQWIVIGWPRRRRHECGFARRINTRYGACLCCERTNFDSDCRYVRGFPVENFPKLERAVISEIPSEFCISELLCLSIPIHEVIPMNLL, via the coding sequence ATGGTCAGGAGGAGACAACCTAGGGAGCGGCTCCCGTGGCCGTTAATGGCACCgcgagaaggaagagaagaacacCTCTCCTCCTTGTTCCCTCCGGTCCCGTCCTTccaattccaaaccctagacaCCCCTATCGCCACCTCTCTAGGGTTAGGGCTGGGGATTGGATTGGGGTTTCTCCTCTTCACCCGATCCCGATCCATCAAACCCCTCTCCACCGTCATCAAGGTCGCCGACAGCGCCATCAAGGGCGCCAAAGCCCTCCAGGATCTCCACTCCCCCTCCCCTAAAGCGATCCTCTTCGCCTCCAAGGCCTTGATCAAGGGCTACAAAGCTTCGAAGCGCTTCATTCCAGCCGGAACCAACCCCGAAATCCATCCCCTCACCGCCAAGAGGCTCAGAGCTTATTTGAGCGCCATCAATTTGGTCAGATTTGCAACCTCACCGCTTTACGCTGGTGGATTTCTGGGGTTGGAGCTCCTGAAAGGTGGCTACAAGCTCTCCAAGAATTACTTAAAAGTTCTCGAAGGGTTTGTGGGCTTGCAATTGGATTCGGCTCTCAAGAATGGCGTCGATACCTTGGGTTTGCTGGTTAGGGTTGTGTTTGTTGCAAGAGAGCTCAAGCAATGGATTGTGATCGGATGGCCGAGAAGGAGGCGGCACGAGTGTGGCTTCGCGCGACGCATCAATACGAGGTATGGGGCTTGTTTGTGTTGTGAAAGAACGAATTTTGACAGTGATTGTAGATATGTGAGAGGTTTTCCTGTAGAGAATTTTCCTAAATTGGAGAGAGCAGTGATTAGTGAAATTCCTTCGGAGTTTTGTATTTCTGAACTGCTGTGCTTGTCTATTCCTATACATGAGGTGATTCCAATGAATTTACTGTAG
- the LOC103703997 gene encoding uncharacterized protein LOC103703997, translating to MLQDVIHPSSEPLSIESPIAAQILDFYDDDGSDLFPHYDTQLLRSSDDVSTSYAAPSVSVSATTAPLCCSNEASFSPSAANVCSPFLSIDAATLSALLDAPRPPLPGVDHPSPTNPSSMFPVPPQSVGDQHQHQMMDPFAPIGLTDPIPVGGYGAYSPESVAPIHIGGPSAQQQALAYEEECLAAMAGGLVGLEAAVQPPSFAFPDGGGIGALYHQGRMVGGEGPQGFFNAGMMMVGPRGQVAEYQPLVEGAGNVGIYGPERVYGSGDLQQVIGGNQHLMGGCSGGPTPLPASDISALDESTFKVGRLSAEERKEKIHRYMKKRNERNFSKKIKYACRKTLADSRPRVRGRFAKNDEFGEATRPTSSHHEFDEEEEVVAKEEEDIHDSSDILAHISGVNSFKYNYTLESWI from the exons ATGTTGCAGGACGTGATCCATCCCTCCTCGGAGCCACTCTCCATT GAGAGCCCCATCGCGGCACAGATCCTGGACTTCTACGACGACGACGGCAGCGATCTCTTCCCCCACTACGATACCCAACTACTCCGCTCCTCCGACGACGTCTCCACCTCCTATGCCGCCCCCTCCGTCTCCGTCTCAGCCACCACTGCACCTCTCTGCTGCTCCAACGAAGCCTCTTTTAGCCCCTCCGCCGCCAACGTCTGCTCCCCCTTCCTCTCCATCGACGCCGCCACCCTCTCCGCCCTCCTCGACGCCCCGCGGCCGCCGCTCCCCGGGGTCGATCACCCGTCCCCGACCAACCCCTCCTCGATGTTCCCGGTCCCACCGCAGTCCGTCGGGGACCAGCACCAGCACCAGATGATGGACCCCTTCGCCCCGATCGGGCTAACGGATCCGATCCCGGTTGGCGGGTACGGCGCCTACTCGCCCGAGTCCGTGGCGCCGATCCACATAGGGGGCCCATCGGCGCAGCAGCAGGCGTTGGCGTACGAGGAGGAGTGCCTGGCGGCGATGGCGGGCGGGCTCGTGGGGTTGGAGGCGGCGGTGCAGCCGCCGTCGTTCGCGTTTCCGGATGGGGGTGGCATCGGGGCGTTGTACCATCAGGGGCGGATGGTCGGAGGAGAAGGGCCGCAGGGCTTCTTTAATGCGGGGATGATGATGGTGGGACCCAGGGGGCAGGTGGCGGAATACCAGCCATTGGTTGAGGGGGCGGGAAACGTGGGGATCTACGGCCCGGAGCGGGTCTACGGCTCCGGCGACCTGCAGCAG GTGATTGGAGGAAATCAGCATCTGATGGGTGGGTGCAGCGGAGGGCCAACACCATTACCAGCATCAGACATCTCAGCATTAGATGAGTCCACCTTCAAAGTTGGTCGCCTCTCTGcggaagagaggaaggagaagatccATAGATACATGAAGAAGAGGAATGAACGAAACTTCAGCAAAAAGATCAAG TATGCCTGCAGGAAAACTCTAGCAGACAGCCGGCCTCGTGTCCGAGGGCGATTTGCAAAGAACGATGAGTTTGGAGAGGCAACAAGACCCACCTCAAGCCACCATGAATTTGATGAGGAGGAGGAA GTGGTggcgaaggaagaagaagatatacATGATTCCTCAGATATACTTGCCCACATCAGTGGCGTGAATTCCTTCAAATACAACTACACACTGGAGTCCTGGATATGA